A window of Paraburkholderia sp. ZP32-5 genomic DNA:
TAGCGCGATCGCAACCCAGCCGCCGGTCGAGCAGAGGCCCGTGCCAAAACCAGCGCCCAAACCCGCGCTGACGCTCGCCGCGATCACACCCGTGCTCGCGCAGGTGCCCTGTTCGGCGCTGTCGGCCAGCGTGCAGGATCACGCGCTGACGGTGCGCGGTTTCGTCTCGCAGCGTTATGGCGCGGCGCATCTGAAAGACACGCTGGCCGCTGCGCCGGGTGTCGATACGGTCGCGCTCGACGTGCAGCCGCTTGCCGACGACAAATGCGATGCGGTCAGGACGTTGGCGCCGTACTGGGTGCGTAACTGGCAAACGGGGCGTGCCGCGTCGCTGCACGTGCGGCCGCCGAGCGGCCTGTTGACCGAGGGCGATTCACTCGTCGTCGATCTGAGTACGCCGGGCTTCGACTCGTACGTGAACGTCGATTACTACCAGCTCGACGGCAGCGTCGTGCATATGGTGCCGAGCCCGCGCATGAAGGACAATCAGGCGCCGCCGAACTACTCGGCGACGATCGGCAGCGCGGGTGACTGGATCATTTCGAAACCGTTCGGCTCGGAAATGGTGGTATTGCTGATTACGCCGGTGCAGCTATTCGACAAGCCGCGCCCGGAAAGCGAAGCGCGCGCCGATTATCTGCGTGCGCTCGACACGCGGCTCACGCAGATCGGCGGCAAGTATGGGCAGGAGCATATCGTCGCGGATTTCGCGCCGATCACGACGCGGCCGCGTTCACCCTGAGTGCTGAACGCTGAGCTGGCAGCGTTGAAGCGTAAGCCGATGAATCGATCCATAGCACGACGCCGCTAATAGCCGCGACCGAAAGCCCCCGAATCGATTCGCGGCGCGATGCACACGGCCTCACCCTCAGCGCAGATCCTTCACGACGCGGAAGCCGTCCTGAGATTGCCGTACGCCCGAGCTGTATTTGAAGCGCGTCGCGCTCAGCATGTAGTTGCCGCCTTCGCGCCATGAGCCGCCGCGAATCACGCGCATGTCGCAACCGGGGCTGTCCCATGCGTGGCCATCGGCGGGCGCGCCCTGGTAGGAGTTGTGCCAGCAGTCGGCGGTCCATTCCCACACGCCGCCGTTCATATCGTGCAAGCCGAGTGGGTTCGGCGTGAACGAGCCGACGCTTTCCGGTCCTTCCTTGTGCCATGGGTCGCCGCAATCCTTGCAATTGGCGGTGCCTTTGCGCATCTGTTCACCCCACCAGTACGCGGTGGTGGTGCCGCCGCGATCCGCGTATTCCCATTCGGCCTCGGTTGGCAGGCGGTATGGCTTGCCGGTCGTTTTGGACAGCCATTTGACGTATTGCTGCGCGTCGTCCCAACTGAGATCGCGCGCCGGGGCTGCCTTGTTGGTATTGCTCTCGGGCGTGAGCTTCTGGCAAGCATTCGCCGCCACGCACGCATTCCATTGCTCGACCGTCACCGGGTATTTGCCGATCGCGAACGGCGAGCCGATGTTCACGTGATGGACCGGCTTTTCGGAAGGATCGTCGGTATTGCTGCCCATCACGAATGAGCCGGCCGGCACCGCGATCATGATCGGGCAGGCCGCGCAGTCGCGGATTTCACCGGCGGTGGGCGGATGCGCGACGGTCTTTTGCGCGAGCGGCGTGGCCGTCGTTGCGGTCGTTGCAGTTGGCGCCGGCGCCGGAGTGGATGGAGCCGGCGTGGCGCGCGCGGATGGCTGAGCCGGAGCACTCGCCTGCGCGGCTGGATGAGCGGCTGGTGGTGCGGGCGTTGCGGGTGTCGCGGGTGTAATACGGCCGCTGCTTTGCGAGCTGGGTGACGCCGGTGGCGCCATCGGTGCCGCACTAACGGCCGGACTCGACGCGGCCGTCGCGCGCAATCGATCGATACGCGCATGTGCAAGCGTGGCGAAGCGGCCATTCGGATAGGCCTTCAGATAAGCCTCGTAATCGCCGGGGTAGTTGCTGTCCTTGATCGAATTCCAGAACGTGATTTCGTATTGCTCGGTACTGTCTTGGGGCAGGATGCCGCGGCTACGCAGCGTGATGGAATTGTTGGGCGCGGTCGACGATACCGTGACGGGTGGTTCATTCGCTCCAGCCAGGGAAGAGGGCGCGGCTGCGATCCACGGTCGCTGCATGCCACCCGTTACCTCGCGAACCTCGGCGGCGACACGTTGAAACAGCACTTCCGGCGGTGGCTGCGACGTTTGTTGCAGCGCGTGCAGCAGGGCATCGGTATAGACGCCATGATGCAATCCGTCCGCCGCGAAGCCACCCGGCGCGGTTGCATAAGCAATCACGGTGTTAGCAGGCAATGCCGAAGTACTGGTGGCCGTCGCATCTGATGTAAATGGATTGTTCAGACAGGTATCGAGAATCACGAGATTGGCGCCGCTGGCGTGAGCGGATTGCATCGCGAGCAATACCGTATTAAGATCGACGCCGCTATCGATCAGCGTTGCGGCCGCGTGTGCATCAGCTCGTACATCGACCCCCGCCGGAATCAGCAGTGTTTGCTGGCCGATTTGCAGCCCGTGTCCGGCGAAATAGAGCAGCGCCGTCTGGCTTATCCCGTGTTGTTGGCCTGCTTGCAAACGCCGCCGGAACTCGTCGATCGCTTCGCGCATTTGCCGGGGTGTCGCATTGATACGAGCGATGACGTCGAAACCGCGAGCCCGCAGCGTATCGCGCATTGCTTCGGCATCGCGCGGCGCGTTGTTTCGAAGTGCGTCATTGGCATTGCCGTACGCGCCGTTACCGATTACGAGTGCAATGCGCCGCTGACGCATATCCCCGTTTGCCGGCGCGATACTTGCCAAAGTACTCGCCCGCGGCTCGATGCTTTCACGCTGCGTTGCGGCATCGGCGCTGCCCCATTGCAGCTGGATCGCGCCAACCATGCACATCAGCAGGAATTTTCGCCACATCTTCATATCCTGTTTGTACCGGACAGAATTCAGGCATTCGAGGACTGCGCCGCCCGCGTTATTCGCAAAGTACTGCGGAACGGCTCTCGATGCCGCTATTGGCCATTGACCCGCATCCTTTCAATAACGATAGCACGCGCTTTGCCTGATAACGGCGCGGCTACCGTCGATGCGTCATACGGTTAACGAGCATTGCGTATCTTTTTGGCAAGTTACGTCCTAAGCTGATTCACAAAGTCACACCGCACGGTCGTTTTAACAAGGCGGCAGTCCGGTCATTCGAGTCTGCGACATGCCGCTCGAGGACCCGGAAGGACATTCGTAGCCGGGCCAGCCATGACTCCTCTTCGGGAGAGTGCGCTATGCGAAGAAGAACCCGTGTTGCCCTTTTTCTCAGCGGATATCGTTCGGCGACAACGCATCCGAATGCGTTGCGAGCGGTTTTCTGCGCGATGTTCGTCGTGGCATTGGCGAGCCTCGCGCCAACCGATGCCGCACGCGCGGAACAGACGCCATCGCCGCCGGGCGCCGAGGAGTACATCATCTGGCCGTCGGACGGCGCGGTGATTCACGGCGGCAAGCTGTGGGTGCGCATGGGGCTGCGCAATATGGGCGTGTGCCCGAAAGGCGTCGCGATTCCGAATACCGGGCACCATCATCTGCTGATCGACACGGATTTGCCGCCGCTCGATCAGGAGATTCCATCGGATCGCCAGCATCTGCATTTCGGCGCCGGCGAAACCGATGCGCGCATCGAGTTGCCGCCCGGCAAGCACACGCTGCAACTGATTCTTGGCGATCACAATCACGTGCCGCACGTGCCGCCCGTGTATTCGAAGAAGATCACCATCACCGTGCTCAAGAACTAGCGCGGCCATTGGCTCGTGTGCGTCAGGAACGGAGAGACCTCATGTACAAGATCATTGCGGCCGCGGTGCTGAGTACTTGCGCGGCATTGGCGGTCTGGGCGGTGCCCGAAGCGGCGCTGGCCGGTACCACACCGGCGCCTCCCGGCGCCTATGCCTATATCGGTTATCCGAACGATGGCCAGGTCGTACCCGCCAATAAGCCCTTTCGCGTATGGTTTGGGCTGCGATTCATGGGTGTCGCGCCGAAAGGCGTCAAATACCCGAATACCGGCCACCACCATCTTCTGATCGACACCGATTTGCCGCCGATGGACCAGGAGATTCCATCGGATCGCCAGCATCTACATTTCGGCGCGGGCGAAACGGAAACGATGATTCAATTGCCGCCCGGCAAGCACACGCTGCAACTGCTGATGGGCGACGACATGCATATCCCGCACAACCCGCCGGTGTACTCGAAGAAGATCACCGTGATTGCGCGCTGAACGCGCGCGCGAAGTACTGTCACCATGCAGCCAACAATTCAGTATTCGCTGTTGGCTGCAATCCACCATTCGCGTTCTTCCATTCCCCGCTTGTTACTGCCGCGGCATTACGCGCCGCTCGTCGAGGTCCTTTATCCACGGCGTGTTCATGCAATCGATTGAACGAGGCCGCCAATCCTGGCATGGGCCATGCATCAGTAGCGCCCGAGCAGACAAGTTGCTCGAATCCCAACGCAACCCGATGCGCTTTCCCCCTTCCAGGAGATTTACCATGAACACGCTGATGATCAAGGACCTGTCCAACACCGCGGAACTCGACGGCAAGGCGATGAGCGCCGTGCGCGGCGGCAACGGCTATTACTATCCGATGTCGTCGTCGTATTACAGCTTCGCGCCGGTGTATGCGCCGAACAACAGCAAGACCGTCAACGCGACGCAACTGATCAGCACGACGATGAACATCCAGAGCGCGAACGGCAACAACTCCGCACTCATGACGGGCACGACGACCGAAATCGATCCGCAAGTGCAGTCGAGCAACAACATCGTCATGCGCTGAGCGAAGCGACGCGCGCGCCGACCACCGGCGCGCGCGCATCCCGCTGTGGCGAACGACTCAAAAAGATCGCCTGTTTAATCGTCCTTTCCACGCACCCTTCGCGCTTTCGCCCGATTTCCGCCTGATCCCCGCGCCGACTTTTCCGCAGCTTCGCAGACGACGCCGCGCGGGCGAGGCTCGGCCCGATACAGCATTTTCCTGGCGGAAACGAAGTGCCACCGGAGACCATCGTGTCAGCGTTGCTCGCTTCATTGCCCGGCTCGTCGCTCGATTCGTTGTCTGTGCCGTCTGTCGCGACCTATGTCGCAGCGCCCGTTTCGCCGCATCGCCGCAGCGTTCTTCGCACGCTGCGCGGCGTTTGCGTGATGGCGGCCTGCGCGGTTTCGCTGTGCGCGTGCGTCGATGTGAGCATGCCGGCCTACCAGCGTCCCGACACGCCGGCGAAGACGTCATGGTCCGACCACAAGGGCGCGCCGGTATCGGCCACGGAAACGATCCAGGCCGACTGGTGGAAAGGCTTCCAGGATCCGTATCTGGACACGCTGATCGACAAGGCGATAGCGGGCAACTTCGATATCCGGGTACTGGCCGCGCGGATCCAGGTCGCGGGCACGCAGATAACCGAAGCAAAAGCGGGCGCGCTGCCGACGATGGATCTCGGCGCTGGCGCCGACTTCGAAAAGACCAGCGGCGTGCCGCTTGCCAAGACGTACAACCTTGCCGCGCAGGTCAACTGGGACATCGACATCTGGGGCAAAGTCGAAAAAGGCGTGCAGGCGCAAAAGGCGGAATTCCATGCGAGCGAGGCAGATTGGCGCGCCGGCTATCTCGAACTGGTCGCGAACGTGTCCAGTACCTATTTCCAGATCCTGCAATTCGACGATCAGATCGTGCAGCAGCAAAAGACGCTCGGCACGAATCAGCAGATCCTGACGATCTACCAGGGCCAGGCCCGCAACGGCCTCGTGCCGCAAACGCAGGTACTGCGCCAGCAGGCGGAAATCAACCGACTGACTCACGACCTTTACGAGTTGCGCCGCTCGCGCGCGGTCGCCAATAACGCGCTGTGCACGCTGCTCGGCGTGCCGGCCGGCGACTTCCAGATGCCGGAAGGGCATCTGCAGGATCGCGTGAAGCTGCCGGATGTACCGGACGGTTTGCCCGCGCAATTACTCGCGCGGCGCCCCGATATCGTTGCCGCTGAATTCCGCGTGCTGGAGGCCTATGACCTCGTCGGTCAGGCGAAGCTCGCGCAATTGCCGACCATTGGCCTGACCGCGCACGGCGGCACCGCGAGTTTCGCGCTGAACAATCTGCTGAAGTCGTTCACGTTCGGCTTGATGCCGAGCATCAACATTCCGCTGCTCGATCCGAGCACGCGAGCGCATGTGAAAGTGACACAGGCCCAATCGACAGTCGCCGAGCAGCAGTACCGCGTGACGGTGATGGGTGCGTTCGAGGAAGTGGAAAACGCGCTGGTCAATCTGAGCGCGCACAAGGCGCAGCGCGAGGAATTGCTGCAACAGGTCGCGCGCCTGCAAATCGTCGCCGATCAGATCCAGTCGCAATTGCGGCTTGGCGTGGTGTCGCAGCTGGAAGTCTTCGAAGACGAGCGGACCCTGCTCGAAGCGCAGCAAACGCTGCTCGAGAATCATCAGGAAATTCTGTCGGATACCGTACTGCTTTATAAGGCGCTTGGCGGCGGTTGGCCGAGTGTCGACGTGCAGGCGCAGGTCAAAGATAAGTAACGAAGTATTGAGCTAATCCGCAAGCTGGCGTGCAACGCGGATATTTCGGCTGCTGATGACGCATCAATGCGGTTCTCAACAGACAATATGGAAATTGACACCCGTCATGCGTGACTTACAATCCCTTAAGGGTCAGCGTTCGCGCGGCTCTTCATTACAACGTCGTTGCGCCGTAGTTTCTCGTCCTGTTTCCGCCGCGCTTTTGCCGCGGGTTAACGCTTCGTGTTCCAGATAAAAATGGCCGCCGGCGAAGCTTCGATTGCTGAAATACGCGCGACAGTGGACGCTGCCTTCGACGTGGTGTTGTCGCCGGTTGCGTGTGCGCAACGTCCGACGCTCGACGCCATTCGCATCGTCGACGAACTCTTCGCCATTGGCCGCAGCGAAGCCCCATTCAACGATTACCCGCCGCAATGGACCGCGAGTCTGTCGCGCCGGCATGCGCGTGTTTTTACCGAGCATGGCGCGGTGTATGTGGCCGACCTCGGCAGCAAGAACGGCACCACAGTCAATGGCATTGCGGTACGCCAAATCCCCGCGCGAGTGCGTGCAGGCGACGAACTGTGCTTTGGCGGCGAGCTGTGCTATCGCGTCAATATCGAACCGCGCGCGCGTATCGTCGCGAGTGCAGGTGCGGGTGCACTACCTCAACTTTCGCTCGTGCCGCAGCGCGACGATCTCGGTTTGCAGCCGATCGACGTGCTGGCGTTTCCGTTTCTCGTCAGCAAGACCGACGACGTTTTCGCGCGCTACAAAGAGCGCTATCCGCACCAGGTCAACTATATTTCGCGGCGTCACGCGCATCTGTTTCTGAAGGGCGGCGAGTTGTATGTCGAAGATCTCGGCAGCACGAACGGCACCTTCGTGAACGGCAAGCGACTCGACGAATCGGCGCTGCCGCTCGTCGAGGGCGACGTCGTTGCATTTGGCGGCGATCACTTCGTCTACAGGGTGTCGCTACAGAAGTCCGCCGATGTCGAACCCACCGTGACCCAGCTTGCCCTGAACCCCGCCGCCGACAGTGCCGTCGATGCCGACAAGACCACCTTCGTTGGCGCCGCGCATTCGTTCCTCGATATCTTCTGCGTCGATCCGGCACTGCAGCGCGACGACGAAGTGAACGAGGCGGCGCAGCCGGCGTCCGCGCAGGCGAAACGCGACGCAGCCGGCGTCAGGGCGAATGGCGCGCAGGGCACGAAAAGCGCGAACGGTGCGCACCATGCCGATGCAGCAACGGGTAAAGGCGCCGCTAAGAGCAAACCGCGCCGCTGGCGCCTCGTGGCTGGCGAACTGCGCAATGCACTCGCGGATGGCGAACGCACGAACGTGCGCCGTATCGCGGCATGGAGCGGCGTGGCTGTCGTCGTCGTGGCCGCGCTTGGCGTGACGCTTTATCTGCGCGGCTCGTCGGAGCGCGAATTGAAGAACCTGCTTGCCAATGGCGACTACACGAGCGCGGTGACGGTGGCGCGCGGCTATCTGGCGACCCACCCCGCGGATACGAAAATTCGCGCGCTTGCGAGCGAAGCCCTGTTGAAAGCGAAACTTCCGGGCTGGATCAATGCATTGGAAAAAGCGCAGTTCGACGATGCCGATGCGCAGCTCAAGGACATGAAAACGGCAAGTACGAACAATGCCGATGCAACGTCGTTGGTCGGTGAACTGCAGTGGGTCGGCGATCTCGAACGTTTTGTCGCGGCGCGCGGCGGCGTCGACGCACCGATCCGCATGTACGCGGACGAATCGACAATCAATGGTCTGCTGCAGCGCTGGGATGACGATGCAAGAAGCCATCAACGCGCGCTCGATCGGATTGCGGGCTACGTGCCCACCTTTGCGGAGCCCTATGCGCACGCACTCAGTCATTTGCGCAAGCTCGAAAGCGACGACTCGGTGTATGTCGCCGCGATTGATCGGTTGAATGGCGTAATCCGCACCGAACTCGCGCGCGACAAGCCGGACGCATTGCCGGCGGTACTCGACGATTACGCGCAGCGTTATCCGCGCCTCGCCGGTCTCGACCGAGTGCGCGAGGATTTGCGCGAATACACCGCGCTGCTGAACGCGGCACTGAGCCGCCAGTTGACGTCGTTGCTCGCGATGATGAAGACCGCGCGCTTCAGCACTCCGCCGTTTCAGGCGCAATACCAGCAACTGGCGGCCACGCGTCTGCCGTCCGCGGAAATCGTCGCACGCCAGAACGCGGTCGACGCCGCCTGGCAGCGCGGCGATACGCAACAGGCGCTGGCCGGTTTGCAGTCGATGCCGGCGAGCCCGTGGTCCGATGTGCTCGAAGCCGAGGCCGCGCGCAAGAAGGCTTTGTCCGATCAGTACGCCGATCTGCAGAAGACGCGCGGCAGCAAGGATTACGACCAGCGTCTGCTGTCGTTCTATGCGAGCCTCGATCCGCAAACGGACGCGTGGTTTGCGCAATCGATCCAGAAGGATGTCGCGGCGCTGCACGATAAGGCGATCGCGCGTGCGCAGGAACTGCTGACGCGCGCGCAGAGCCTGTGGAAGGAGTACCGCGCGAATGGCCCGATTGGTGGCACGCAGCGGCTCGAAGCCGGTATCTCACCGGGCTTTCGCAGCGAGGCGCGGCTGCTTTCCGATGCGCAAACGGCGGCGCGGCAAGGCATGCGCATCTATACGCAACTGAAGGCCGATCATCCGGCCGAGTTCGACCGCCTGCTCGCGGATATCGATGCCGAAGCCAGTTTGCAGCGCCGCTCGCTGAGCGAGTTGCGGATGGTGCTCGACCCCGGGCTGCTGAAAGCGAAGCTCGCGTTGATTGGAGGCGACCAGAGTGAAACGCGACCCTCACCCTAGGCCATTGTCGGAGGCGCTGGAAGATCACAGCGTCGAAGGCATTGCGATTCTGACCTCGGAACCGGTGCGGATTGCGCGCGCGCTGATCTGGGCAATGGTCGCGCTCGTGGTGGCGGGCTTGTTGTGGTCGTTCGTCGGCCGCGCGGATGTGATCGTCAGCGCGCCCGGCACGCTGTCGCCGGAATCGGAAGTGCGGCGCATCTACGCGCCGATCGACGGCGAACTCGCGGATCTGTATATCGCCGAAGGCCAGCCGGTGTCGAAGGGCGACGTGCTGGCGCGGCTCAATGCGCGCGGCGCGATCGAGGCGGCGAGCAATGCGTTGCAGGCGCAGGTCAAGCTTGAAGACGCCGAGCGTGAATGGAAGCAGTTTCCCGAGAAAAAGGCATTGATGGAACGTAAGGCCGCTTCGCTGAAAGCACAGCTCGATGTCGAGGAGCGCCTGCACGAGAACCGCATTTCCGAGGGCACGACGAAGCTCGCCGAAGGACAGAAGGCCGAATTCGACGAAGCGCGCAGCACGCTCGACAATGCGCGCCGCGCGCGCGAAGCGGCGCGCCAGGAACTCGACCGCTATTCGCGGCTGTTCGCGCAGCCGGGCGGCGGCGGCATTGCCGAATTGCAGGTCGAGCAGAAACGCACAGCCGCGCTCGAAGCGGATAACGCGTACCGTGTCGCGCAGTCGAAGCTTGCGGAACTCGATTTCCGCTTGAGTCATGAATACGCGCAGGCCAATGCGCAACTCGCCACCAGCGGCCAGCAAAGTACCGATCTGCAACTGCAATACGACTCGGCCGTGCGCGATATCACCGATGCGGAAGATAAATTGCGCGTGCAACTGCAAAGCGCGCGACTCGAAGCCGATGCCGCTGCGCGCATCCGTTTCGAGAACATCGATAAAGACAATTTCCTGCTGATTCTCGCGCCCGTCTCCGGCGTCATTACCGATGTGACGTCGACGCAGCGCGGCGACAAGATTCAGGCGAACGCGCCGCTTGGCGGTATTGCGCCGAAAGATGCGCGGCCCGTGCTGAAGATCGAAATCGCCGAGCACGACCGCGCCTTTTTGCACGAGGGCCTGGCTGTCAAGATGAAGTTCAGCGCCTTTCCGTATCAGCGCTATGGGCTCATCAGCGGCACGCTGGCTTATATCTCGCCGGCGACCAAGCCGTCGCTGCAGGACAAGCAGCCGGTCTACGAGGGCCGCGTGGTGCTCGACAAGGACTATTACGAGGTGGCCGGCACGCGCTATCCATTGCGTTACGGCATGACGGCCAATGCGGAAATCGTGGTGCGCGAGCGGCGCCTGATCGATCTCGGTCTCGATCCGTTCAGACAGGTAGCGGGTTGAGCGCGCCCATTACATATCAATCAAAGGAGCGGATGAAATGACCGCGATAGTGCGTATCGATGACGAGGTCGTGGACGTGGACGAGTTCATTCGACTGCTGAAATTGACCGGCCAGTTCGAGAGCCTGATCGAGCAGATCGTGCGCGACAAGCTCACCGTGCATGCGGCGAAAAAGCAGGGCGTTGCCGTCAGTGCCGACGAGATCCAGCAGCGCGCCGACCAGTTTCGCCGCGTGCGCGGACTGCATCGCGCGGCGGATATGAATCACTATCTCGACGCGCTGCATGTGAGCCTCGACGAGTTCGAGGTGTTCATTACCGATGGGCTCTATCAGGAGAAGATGCTCGACGAGATCGGCAACGACACCGCGATTCGCGATTATTTCGCGCTGAATTCGCCGAAGTTCGATGCGATCGAGGTTAGCCATATCGTGCTCGACAGCGAGGGCAAGGCGAAGGAAATGATTTCGTATCTGCGCGACGATCCCGACAGTTTCGCCGAGATGGCGCGCGAGCATTCGATTGCCGATACGCGCGAGTCGGGCGGCGTAATCGGCAAGGTACTGCGCGGTTCGCTGAAGCCCGATAT
This region includes:
- a CDS encoding SUMF1/EgtB/PvdO family nonheme iron enzyme; the protein is MWRKFLLMCMVGAIQLQWGSADAATQRESIEPRASTLASIAPANGDMRQRRIALVIGNGAYGNANDALRNNAPRDAEAMRDTLRARGFDVIARINATPRQMREAIDEFRRRLQAGQQHGISQTALLYFAGHGLQIGQQTLLIPAGVDVRADAHAAATLIDSGVDLNTVLLAMQSAHASGANLVILDTCLNNPFTSDATATSTSALPANTVIAYATAPGGFAADGLHHGVYTDALLHALQQTSQPPPEVLFQRVAAEVREVTGGMQRPWIAAAPSSLAGANEPPVTVSSTAPNNSITLRSRGILPQDSTEQYEITFWNSIKDSNYPGDYEAYLKAYPNGRFATLAHARIDRLRATAASSPAVSAAPMAPPASPSSQSSGRITPATPATPAPPAAHPAAQASAPAQPSARATPAPSTPAPAPTATTATTATPLAQKTVAHPPTAGEIRDCAACPIMIAVPAGSFVMGSNTDDPSEKPVHHVNIGSPFAIGKYPVTVEQWNACVAANACQKLTPESNTNKAAPARDLSWDDAQQYVKWLSKTTGKPYRLPTEAEWEYADRGGTTTAYWWGEQMRKGTANCKDCGDPWHKEGPESVGSFTPNPLGLHDMNGGVWEWTADCWHNSYQGAPADGHAWDSPGCDMRVIRGGSWREGGNYMLSATRFKYSSGVRQSQDGFRVVKDLR
- a CDS encoding DUF4399 domain-containing protein — translated: MFVVALASLAPTDAARAEQTPSPPGAEEYIIWPSDGAVIHGGKLWVRMGLRNMGVCPKGVAIPNTGHHHLLIDTDLPPLDQEIPSDRQHLHFGAGETDARIELPPGKHTLQLILGDHNHVPHVPPVYSKKITITVLKN
- a CDS encoding DUF4399 domain-containing protein yields the protein MYKIIAAAVLSTCAALAVWAVPEAALAGTTPAPPGAYAYIGYPNDGQVVPANKPFRVWFGLRFMGVAPKGVKYPNTGHHHLLIDTDLPPMDQEIPSDRQHLHFGAGETETMIQLPPGKHTLQLLMGDDMHIPHNPPVYSKKITVIAR
- a CDS encoding efflux transporter outer membrane subunit, producing MAACAVSLCACVDVSMPAYQRPDTPAKTSWSDHKGAPVSATETIQADWWKGFQDPYLDTLIDKAIAGNFDIRVLAARIQVAGTQITEAKAGALPTMDLGAGADFEKTSGVPLAKTYNLAAQVNWDIDIWGKVEKGVQAQKAEFHASEADWRAGYLELVANVSSTYFQILQFDDQIVQQQKTLGTNQQILTIYQGQARNGLVPQTQVLRQQAEINRLTHDLYELRRSRAVANNALCTLLGVPAGDFQMPEGHLQDRVKLPDVPDGLPAQLLARRPDIVAAEFRVLEAYDLVGQAKLAQLPTIGLTAHGGTASFALNNLLKSFTFGLMPSINIPLLDPSTRAHVKVTQAQSTVAEQQYRVTVMGAFEEVENALVNLSAHKAQREELLQQVARLQIVADQIQSQLRLGVVSQLEVFEDERTLLEAQQTLLENHQEILSDTVLLYKALGGGWPSVDVQAQVKDK
- a CDS encoding FHA domain-containing protein, with product MAAGEASIAEIRATVDAAFDVVLSPVACAQRPTLDAIRIVDELFAIGRSEAPFNDYPPQWTASLSRRHARVFTEHGAVYVADLGSKNGTTVNGIAVRQIPARVRAGDELCFGGELCYRVNIEPRARIVASAGAGALPQLSLVPQRDDLGLQPIDVLAFPFLVSKTDDVFARYKERYPHQVNYISRRHAHLFLKGGELYVEDLGSTNGTFVNGKRLDESALPLVEGDVVAFGGDHFVYRVSLQKSADVEPTVTQLALNPAADSAVDADKTTFVGAAHSFLDIFCVDPALQRDDEVNEAAQPASAQAKRDAAGVRANGAQGTKSANGAHHADAATGKGAAKSKPRRWRLVAGELRNALADGERTNVRRIAAWSGVAVVVVAALGVTLYLRGSSERELKNLLANGDYTSAVTVARGYLATHPADTKIRALASEALLKAKLPGWINALEKAQFDDADAQLKDMKTASTNNADATSLVGELQWVGDLERFVAARGGVDAPIRMYADESTINGLLQRWDDDARSHQRALDRIAGYVPTFAEPYAHALSHLRKLESDDSVYVAAIDRLNGVIRTELARDKPDALPAVLDDYAQRYPRLAGLDRVREDLREYTALLNAALSRQLTSLLAMMKTARFSTPPFQAQYQQLAATRLPSAEIVARQNAVDAAWQRGDTQQALAGLQSMPASPWSDVLEAEAARKKALSDQYADLQKTRGSKDYDQRLLSFYASLDPQTDAWFAQSIQKDVAALHDKAIARAQELLTRAQSLWKEYRANGPIGGTQRLEAGISPGFRSEARLLSDAQTAARQGMRIYTQLKADHPAEFDRLLADIDAEASLQRRSLSELRMVLDPGLLKAKLALIGGDQSETRPSP
- a CDS encoding HlyD family efflux transporter periplasmic adaptor subunit encodes the protein MKRDPHPRPLSEALEDHSVEGIAILTSEPVRIARALIWAMVALVVAGLLWSFVGRADVIVSAPGTLSPESEVRRIYAPIDGELADLYIAEGQPVSKGDVLARLNARGAIEAASNALQAQVKLEDAEREWKQFPEKKALMERKAASLKAQLDVEERLHENRISEGTTKLAEGQKAEFDEARSTLDNARRAREAARQELDRYSRLFAQPGGGGIAELQVEQKRTAALEADNAYRVAQSKLAELDFRLSHEYAQANAQLATSGQQSTDLQLQYDSAVRDITDAEDKLRVQLQSARLEADAAARIRFENIDKDNFLLILAPVSGVITDVTSTQRGDKIQANAPLGGIAPKDARPVLKIEIAEHDRAFLHEGLAVKMKFSAFPYQRYGLISGTLAYISPATKPSLQDKQPVYEGRVVLDKDYYEVAGTRYPLRYGMTANAEIVVRERRLIDLGLDPFRQVAG
- a CDS encoding peptidylprolyl isomerase, with amino-acid sequence MTAIVRIDDEVVDVDEFIRLLKLTGQFESLIEQIVRDKLTVHAAKKQGVAVSADEIQQRADQFRRVRGLHRAADMNHYLDALHVSLDEFEVFITDGLYQEKMLDEIGNDTAIRDYFALNSPKFDAIEVSHIVLDSEGKAKEMISYLRDDPDSFAEMAREHSIADTRESGGVIGKVLRGSLKPDIEAKIFNAAVGDLLGPFPSADRSCFEIFAVTAKYPASLDADVSTEIRRLLREGWLIARAQEHVIEAR